A portion of the Halodesulfovibrio aestuarii DSM 17919 = ATCC 29578 genome contains these proteins:
- a CDS encoding Bcr/CflA family efflux MFS transporter → MSNFVFITLLAAFPALSTDMYLPALPIIQEQMGIPLATANLSLVLFFVFFSFFLLVYGPLSDRVGRRPVLLGGITLYIVGCILCALAQSIWLLVAARIVQAAGAASASALAMALAKDVYTGVERQKVLAYIGVIIPLCPMLAPLFGSVVLKYTSWNWIFICQAVLATLAMYGTLTFKEPEFEKIRGSVWKVISRYAAVLSNMQFSLSCFTFSFMGIGFYAFLAGSADIYIVSFGLTEQQYALLFGGNAFGFMLGSLLCSRLCVDMTSMEILRSSLTGILLSSIALCFFCNTITGFAVTMFMMTFSMGVSRPVSNHMILETVDTDVGTASSLLTFTYFILGALAMQFISFDWASKPLVIGEMGIASAMIPLVALFFLRKKHQKA, encoded by the coding sequence ATGTCTAATTTTGTTTTTATTACGTTGCTTGCAGCGTTTCCAGCGCTTTCTACGGATATGTATCTTCCTGCGTTGCCTATTATTCAGGAACAGATGGGGATCCCGTTAGCTACCGCAAACTTGTCGCTGGTACTTTTCTTTGTGTTTTTCAGTTTTTTCCTGTTGGTCTACGGGCCGTTGTCAGACCGCGTAGGTAGACGGCCAGTCTTACTGGGGGGCATTACCCTCTATATTGTCGGATGTATTCTGTGTGCTTTGGCTCAGAGCATCTGGCTGCTTGTGGCTGCCCGTATTGTTCAGGCAGCAGGAGCGGCGTCAGCTTCAGCACTTGCCATGGCTCTGGCAAAGGATGTCTATACGGGCGTTGAACGTCAGAAGGTATTGGCATACATCGGGGTTATTATTCCGCTGTGCCCGATGCTGGCTCCATTGTTTGGTAGTGTCGTTTTGAAATATACTTCATGGAACTGGATTTTTATATGTCAGGCGGTGCTTGCAACGCTGGCAATGTACGGAACACTTACCTTTAAAGAGCCTGAGTTTGAGAAAATACGTGGTTCTGTGTGGAAGGTAATTTCCCGCTATGCCGCTGTGTTGTCGAATATGCAGTTCTCGTTAAGTTGCTTCACCTTTTCCTTTATGGGAATAGGCTTCTATGCATTTCTTGCAGGTTCCGCAGATATTTATATTGTGTCATTCGGACTTACCGAACAGCAGTACGCGTTGCTGTTCGGGGGCAACGCCTTCGGCTTTATGCTGGGATCGTTGCTTTGTTCCCGTTTGTGTGTCGATATGACATCTATGGAGATTTTACGGAGTTCCCTTACCGGCATCCTGTTGTCGAGTATTGCCCTGTGCTTTTTCTGTAATACGATTACGGGCTTTGCTGTTACGATGTTCATGATGACGTTTTCCATGGGGGTTAGTCGTCCGGTGAGTAACCATATGATCTTGGAAACCGTAGATACCGACGTGGGAACCGCTTCGTCCCTTCTCACGTTTACGTACTTCATCCTCGGGGCACTCGCGATGCAGTTTATTTCCTTTGACTGGGCCAGCAAACCGTTAGTCATAGGGGAAATGGGTATTGCTTCCGCTATGATCCCTCTTGTGGCGTTGTTCTTTCTGCGTAAAAAGCATCAAAAAGCCTAG